The Chitinophaga sp. H8 region AAATGATTCAGCTGTATCAGCATGATCCCATGCCTATGTCAATGATTACCAGATCACTACACGCGCAGTGTCTGCCAGTACCATCTTGCTGCCAGGTGCACAGCCCCAGGCATCAGCAAATTCTTTCAGGTGCGGTAAAGGACCATTGATACGGAATCTGGCGGGAGAATGCGGATCTGTCTGGATCTGGTTGCGTAAGGAGGCATCTGTGATGTTTTCATGCCATACCTGCGCCCATCCCAGGAAAAAGCGCTGTTGCCAGGTAAAGCCGTCAATAGGTTGTGGCTCTCCCTTGCCTTCAAAGGATTTTTTTAGTGCATAATAAGCCAGTGTAAGCCCGCCCAGGTCGGCAATGTTCTCACCAATAGTAAGAGGGCCATTGATATTAAAGCCAGGGGCTGCTTCCAGTCCGCTGAAGTAGTGAATGTAGCGGCCTGCAAGCTTGTTAAAGCTGGCATTATCTTCAGGTGTCCACCAGTTTTTCAGATTACCTTCTGCATCAAATTGTGCCCCCTGATCATCAAATCCGTGCGTGAACTCATGCCCTATTACTGCAATAATACCACCATAGTTAATGGCATCGTCTGCATCCGGATTAAAGAACGGTGGCTGCAAAATACCCGCAGGGAATACCACTTCGTTGTTCAACGGATTATAATAAGCATTCACCGTTTGTGGTGTCATAAACCATTCACTTTTATCCACCGGCTTTCCTATTTTATTCAAAGCGTCCTGGTGTGCATACAAGGCGGCTGCCATTACATTTTCAATCAACGTACCGGGTTCAATGTTGATGGAGGAATAATCTTTCCATTTGTCAGGATACCCGATTTTATAGGTAAAGGAAGCCAGTTTCTTGCGGGCCATCACTTTAGTAGAATCGCCCATCCAGGTAAGTTTATCAATTCTTTCTCCATAAACTTTCCGTACATTTTCAATCATCTCGGAAACTTTCTGTTTGGAGCTTTCCGGGAAATACTTTTTGGCAAATAATTTACCCAGCGGCATACCCATTTGACCGTCTGTAGAACGGATAGCTCTTTCTTCACGGGTTTTCTGGGTTTTTGTGCCACGCATTACAGTAGCAAAGAAGCGGAAATTTTCCGCATCATATTGCTTGGGCAATAAGCCTGCAAAGTGGGTGATCAGCTGCCAGCGGGTATATAATTTAAGCGTTTCCAGCGGGGTGCTTTTCAACAGGGCGCCGGCATTTTTCAAATAAGGCTTGTTCTGCAATATCAGCGTATCTGTTTTAAGACCCTGTGCACTGGCAAATGCATCCCAGTTGAATTGAGGTGCCAGTGTTTTTAATTCTCCATAAGCTGCTTTATTGTACGTTTTCTGCGGATCACGCAGCTCTACGTTGGTCAGCTGAATCTTAGCCAGTTTAGTTTCAAAATCCAGGATGGTTTTCCCCGGATTGGCATCCTGCATACCTGCCATGCCGAATATTTTATCTACGTGCTGTACAAACTCCGTACGTACTTTTGCGGTGTTGGAATCCGGCCGTTCATAGTAGCTCTTCTCGCCCAGGCTCAAACCACTCTGTGCCTGATACACCGCATTCATTTTACTATTTTTAGCATCCGCATCTACACCAAAGCCCACGAAAGTAGATACGCCTATTTTCTGCATTTCTCCTGCTACCTGTGCCAGGTCATCCAGTGATTTAATGGCATTGATCTTATCAAGATAAGGCTGCAGTGGTGTAATGCCCCGCTTTTCGATGGTAGCGGTATCCAGGTAGGAGGTGTAGTAATCAGCAATCTGCTGCTCTTCCGTACCTTTCTTGAGATTCTTTTGCTGGGTAATTTCAGCAATAATGCTCTTCAATCTTACTTCCTTGTTCTCCTTGTCAAGTACGTTAAAAGCACCCCAGCGGCTCTCTGTAGCAGGAACAGGGTTGTGCTTTTTCCAGTTACCGTTTACAAATTCATCAAAATCATCGCAGGGTTTGTAGCTGGAGTCAATAGAGCTCAGATCAAAAGCAGGTACTTTGGTAGTGTCGCCGCCCTCATTTTTTGGGGAGGTGTTGGTGTTGCAGGCTGCCACGGTTACCATTGCAGCAAGCAATGGCAGCTTTACAGCATAAATTTTATTCATACATCAAACAGGTTTAGTATTTAAAGTTATGGAAAACCCCCGATCTTACGGAATAGCTTTTTTATAAACGGCGGGGGACATGGCAGGTTGGCAGCCCCTCTCAACTCTTCCATCGGATAAACGGTAAAATTTAGGTAGGTTTGTGGAACTAAAAACAAGTGCAGATATGACGTCCCGCTTAGGATTTTTCAGATTTTTGAGTACAGTTAATTTGCTGATAGCCAGTTTCTTTTTATTTATCATGCTGATGGCACTGCTGATGATGCCCTCATTAACCCCTATACTCATTTTTGCACTCATCACAGGGGCCGTGGTCATCCATAGCATCCTGTCGCTGGCGCTGCAAAAGAGCCTGGTAAATCCGGAAGTGCCCTTAAAGTCTAACACCCCCGGAGGTATCAAGATCATGGGCTTTATGGCCATGTTTTACGGCATATTACTGGTTACCAACGGCTGGGTGGGATTAACCAATCTGGACGAAATGCTGAATCAAACGATGAAGCAGATGCCTAAGCAACAACCAGCTCCGGATATGGCTACTATGCGTTCTCTCCTCCGTGGCTTTCTGATTTTCTTCCTGATACATGCTGCGGGAGTGATCGCCAACTGCGCCCTATCTTTTTCATTGCTGAGAAAATGGCAGGCCTCCCAACAGGAGAAAAAAATTGATTAATAAGCTGAGAGCTGCAAGCCATGAGCTTAAAGCCTATCCGATGAAGGAAGCTCGAAGCTCATGGCTCGAAGCTCGTAGCTCAAAACATAACATATGCAACCATTAGCAGAGCGGATAAGACCTGTTACATTAGATGAGTTGGTGGGGCAGGAACATCTTACCGGTAAGGATAGTATTTTAAGGAAGGCGCTGGAACAGGGTACGATCCCCTCTATGATCCTCTGGGGGCCTCCGGGGGTGGGTAAAACCACCATTGCCAATATCATTGCACATACACTACAGATGCCCTTCTATACCCTCAGTGCCGTATCGGCAGGGGTAAAAGAAGTGCGGGAAGTAATAGAAATAGCCCGGCGCCAGCAACATGCGGTACTTTTTATCGATGAAATCCACCGCTTTAATAAAGGACAACAGGATGCTTTACTGGGTGCAGTGGAGAAAGGTATTATTACACTCATTGGTGCCACTACGGAAAATCCCTCTTTTGAAGTAAATGCGGCGGTATTGTCCCGTAGCCAGGTATATGTGCTCAAACCATTAGGACCGGAACAGCTGTTGCAGTTACTACAGCAGGCCATGGACCGGGACGAATGGCTGCGTACTAAAAATATTGAACTGAAAGAAACGACGGCCCTGTTTAATATTGCCGGGGGAGATGCCCGTAAACTGCTTAACCTGTTTGAACTGGTCGTAAATACCTTGCAGGAAGATCCGGTAGTGATAACAGATCAGAAAGTAATGGATATTGCCCAGCAACGGGTGGCTATCTATGATAAAACCGGAGAACAGCATTACGATATCATTTCTGCTTTTATCAAATCTATCAGGGGCAGCGATCCCAACGCAGCGGTATACTGGCTGGCACGGATGATAGAAGGTGGGGAAGATGTGAAATTCATTGCCCGCCGCCTGGTAATATTGGCATCCGAAGATATCGGTAATGCAAATGCCAATGCGCAATTGCTGGCTACCAGCTGCTTCCAGGCCGTGAATATGATTGGTTATCCGGAATCACGCATCATCCTGTCGCAATGTGTTACTTACCTGGCTGCATCTCCCAAAAGTAATGCGGCGTATATGGCTATTAGTAAGGCACAGTCTATTGTGTCCCAAACCGGTGACCTCCCGGTGCCGATGCATATCAGAAATGCCCCAACGAAACTGATGAAGGAAATGGGGTATAGCAAGGGATACAATTATTCGCACGACAACGAAAATAATTTTGCCCCGCAGGAATATATGCCGGATGCTATCCGGAATACCAAACTTTATGACCCCGGTAAAAATCCCCGGGAAGATGAGCTGCGGAAACACCTGCGTCAGCTTTGGAAAGACAAATACAATTATTAATCAAAGCCAGGATGCCTGTACTTGCGGCAGACTGAAATGATAGGGTGATGATGGATCAGGGATCAGTCATCACCTTTTCCTTTCTTCAGTATTTCAAAAGACTGCTGGATCTGTTCCCCGTTTTCATCTACCAGCGTAATGGTATGCCTTCCAGGTGCAGGACGCAGGGCCAGCTGATGAAACTCCACCGTGGTGCCAACAAAATTATTATCCAGGTGCCAGTAAATGGTGGCACTGCTATTGCGATGGGTGGCAGTGAAAATGGTTTGCCCTGGCTTGCCGTCTATTTCTATAGGTACGTATATTTTAGAGTTGGGCCTGGGGTAGATCAGTTCCATAGGTGCCTTGTCCTGGTTTAAGGTAGCCAGGCAGTCTGGCTTGTAAGGTGGCAGTGGCTGATAATAGTTTTTGCTGCGGTAGTAAAACTCCATAGAAGGGGGTAACACAAACCAGGACTTATGTTGCATCATAGAGGGGGCTTCACAGTTTTCCGTTACCCGCCATTGCCCGGTATGATCCAGGTGAATCAACTGATGATAGGGACACACACCGGTGCGCAGACCCGCGGCGGGCACCCAGATAGAATCCTTTTCATTACACAGCTCGCTGGCCCGGTAACCGCTTTTATGGCATACTTCTATTTTACGCAGCTTGTCATAAGGGGTGGTAAACCAGCTGCCGGTATGCAGCAACCGGAAAATATCAAACATGACCGGTGCAGCAGTGGCCACGCCTATCAGACCTGGCCGCCCTTCTCCATCTGCATTGCCTACCCATACGGCTACTACATATTGTGGCGTAACGCCAATGGCCCATCCATCCCGGAAGCCAAAGCTGGTACCAGTTTTCCAGGCTACCCGCTGCGAAGAAGAAAACTGCTGCCAGAGCATTTCCTCTCCGGGCCGCATTACTTCTTCCATTGCCTGAAAGGTATGCCAGATGGCGCCTGCATCAAGAATACCATCCTTTGAAGGTGTATATTGAGATACCCGCTGTATATCATTACGGTAGTTGGGAGGATGAATATCATCCAGATCATACTTGCCACGATATTGTTCCATATGTCCCAGTGTACGGGCCAGACTGGCATACATACCTGCCATTTCCCAGAGCGTGGTTTCTGCGCCTCCCAGAATGATGGATAGCCCGTAGTGGTCGGAAGGCTGATTCATTGTGGTGATACCCAGTCTTTTCAGCAGGTCATGAAAACGTTCATAACGGTATTGCTGTAGCATACGTACTACCGGAATATTCAGTGAGCGTGATAATGCCCTGGAGGCAGGCACGGCGCCATCGTATCCCAGGTCAAAATTTTGTGGGGTATAACCGGCAATCTGTGTGGGAATATCTGCTACCAGGGTGTTGGGCAGTATCATCCCATCGCTCAGCATGGCAGCATACAGGATGGGTTTAAGGGTACTGCCCGGACTCCGCCGGGCCTGGATAATATCTACGTGGCTCTCCATTTCCGGATCGGAAGGATTATAAACATTCCCTACATAGGCCAGTGTATTGCCGGTTTCCACATCCAGTACCAGCGCTGCGGCATTATTGATGCCATTGGCTTTATAGGCAGCATTATAACGTTCCGTGATGCCGGTTACATTTCTTTGCAGCGCAGCATCCAGCGTGGTTTGTATCCGGGTACTGGTCTTTCCTTTTTGCCGCGTATAATCCTGCCTGAATTTGTCCAGCAGGTGGGGGGCCCATTGTGGTAAGGGTAATGGCTGGTCAGGTAGTGGCTCCAGTTTGGCAAGCTGGCAGGTAGTGCTGTCAATAGTATGATTACGCTGGAGTTTGTCCAGGAGCTGATTGCGTTTATTGTTTAGTGTTTGCCGGTTGCGGCCGGGATGTACCAGTGCAGGGCTGTTGGGCAATACTGCCAGTGCTGCCATTTCTCCCCACGACAACTGATTGGCCCTGCGTCCATAATAACGCCAGGATGCTGCTTCCAATCCTACCACATTACCTCCAAAAGGAGCATTGCCGGCATACAATGCCAGGATTCCTTTTTTAGAAGTGGAAAACTCCAGCCTGGTAGCCAGTACTACTTCCACCACCTTCTGCCATAAATTACGCGGCTGGTTCCTGGATAAACGGATCACCTGCATAGTAAGGGTGCTGCCTCCGCTTACTACTTTCCTGCCGCCAATGTTTTGTTTTACGGCACGTGCCAGTGCAATGGGATCTACGCCCCAATGGTAGTAGAAACGCTTGTCTTCATAAGTGGTAATGCATTTAATGAATTTTTCAGGTACCTGTTCATTCACCGGAAAACGCCATTGCCCATCAGGCGCTATGCTGGCGCTCAACAGGTCTCCGTTGTTATCCTCCACTACATAAGAGGTAGGTGCGGTAAATAGTTGCGAAGGCAAACAGATCACATATAAAATCAACAGGACACCACCTGCTGCAAGCCCCCATTTTTTGAATTTGCGCATGGAATAAATTAGCTATTAGCTTTTGGCTGTTAGCTTTTAGCTCAAAAAAGAGCTATAAACTTCCAGTTAACAGCAGCGAAGGTATAAAGCTAAAGGCAAAAAGCAAATGATGATCGCTTCATCATTTGCTTTTTGCCTTTATTAGCTATTCCCAAATAGCTTTTATCCGCTTCTATCAGCTAATAGCTAACAGCTTATTTAACCACTTCCACCCACTTACCCGGTGTGAATGCACTGATCGTATTGTCATACATCGCTTCGCACGAAGTAGCCGGGAGGTAATACCTACCCAGGTAGGAAGCATTCAATAGCACATTGTAAGTACGGGTTTTACCTTCTTCAATATTAAAGTAGGTGTAAACCCGGTCATCACGTATATCCATGTACGTAGATGGTGATGTCTGGAACGCGCTGTCATTTTCCATGAGGCGGGTATTCAGTATCTCCCATCCGGAAGGGAATATCTGTGAAAGGGCCATTTGCTCATAGTAGCCACGTTTACCAGGATTATGAATGGTAACGGTAGCCATGAAATCAGCGCCTTGTTTCAGCTGTGCCGGATCCAGCGGTTTACCATCGCGGGTACTGTATTTTACCTGCATAGACAGTATATCTGCATTGTTGGTAGCTTCAGGTTCCTGTCCTGCTTCCGGTTGTCCCTGGAGGATCAGCCTTACATACAATACATTTTTCCCGTTGTTCTGGATGCTGACATTGCCGGCACTGCCATTAAAGGTAACAGGTAGCTGTGTTACATAAGAATCACCGTTGATGTTCCCTTTCACACCATTTAGCTGGTATGCAAAACTCATTTTGCTGCCACCGGCATTGTTTCCACAGAATTTGGCAATGGCAATCAGTGCATAAGCGGTGGTTTGTGTACTGTACCAGTAATCCCTTGTTAGTTGGGAAGCGATATGTTTTACCATCTCATTGGCACGGTTGCGCTGCCCCATAATGGTGAGCGTTTCCAGGATCATGGCATCGTCACGCAAGTCAGAGCCATAAGTACCGCCCAACTGGGTGTATGCCTGCACCTGAGTAGCTATACCCTGGGTGATAGTATTGG contains the following coding sequences:
- a CDS encoding replication-associated recombination protein A, which gives rise to MQPLAERIRPVTLDELVGQEHLTGKDSILRKALEQGTIPSMILWGPPGVGKTTIANIIAHTLQMPFYTLSAVSAGVKEVREVIEIARRQQHAVLFIDEIHRFNKGQQDALLGAVEKGIITLIGATTENPSFEVNAAVLSRSQVYVLKPLGPEQLLQLLQQAMDRDEWLRTKNIELKETTALFNIAGGDARKLLNLFELVVNTLQEDPVVITDQKVMDIAQQRVAIYDKTGEQHYDIISAFIKSIRGSDPNAAVYWLARMIEGGEDVKFIARRLVILASEDIGNANANAQLLATSCFQAVNMIGYPESRIILSQCVTYLAASPKSNAAYMAISKAQSIVSQTGDLPVPMHIRNAPTKLMKEMGYSKGYNYSHDNENNFAPQEYMPDAIRNTKLYDPGKNPREDELRKHLRQLWKDKYNY
- a CDS encoding M13 family metallopeptidase: MNKIYAVKLPLLAAMVTVAACNTNTSPKNEGGDTTKVPAFDLSSIDSSYKPCDDFDEFVNGNWKKHNPVPATESRWGAFNVLDKENKEVRLKSIIAEITQQKNLKKGTEEQQIADYYTSYLDTATIEKRGITPLQPYLDKINAIKSLDDLAQVAGEMQKIGVSTFVGFGVDADAKNSKMNAVYQAQSGLSLGEKSYYERPDSNTAKVRTEFVQHVDKIFGMAGMQDANPGKTILDFETKLAKIQLTNVELRDPQKTYNKAAYGELKTLAPQFNWDAFASAQGLKTDTLILQNKPYLKNAGALLKSTPLETLKLYTRWQLITHFAGLLPKQYDAENFRFFATVMRGTKTQKTREERAIRSTDGQMGMPLGKLFAKKYFPESSKQKVSEMIENVRKVYGERIDKLTWMGDSTKVMARKKLASFTYKIGYPDKWKDYSSINIEPGTLIENVMAAALYAHQDALNKIGKPVDKSEWFMTPQTVNAYYNPLNNEVVFPAGILQPPFFNPDADDAINYGGIIAVIGHEFTHGFDDQGAQFDAEGNLKNWWTPEDNASFNKLAGRYIHYFSGLEAAPGFNINGPLTIGENIADLGGLTLAYYALKKSFEGKGEPQPIDGFTWQQRFFLGWAQVWHENITDASLRNQIQTDPHSPARFRINGPLPHLKEFADAWGCAPGSKMVLADTARVVIW
- the pbpC gene encoding penicillin-binding protein 1C, whose translation is MRKFKKWGLAAGGVLLILYVICLPSQLFTAPTSYVVEDNNGDLLSASIAPDGQWRFPVNEQVPEKFIKCITTYEDKRFYYHWGVDPIALARAVKQNIGGRKVVSGGSTLTMQVIRLSRNQPRNLWQKVVEVVLATRLEFSTSKKGILALYAGNAPFGGNVVGLEAASWRYYGRRANQLSWGEMAALAVLPNSPALVHPGRNRQTLNNKRNQLLDKLQRNHTIDSTTCQLAKLEPLPDQPLPLPQWAPHLLDKFRQDYTRQKGKTSTRIQTTLDAALQRNVTGITERYNAAYKANGINNAAALVLDVETGNTLAYVGNVYNPSDPEMESHVDIIQARRSPGSTLKPILYAAMLSDGMILPNTLVADIPTQIAGYTPQNFDLGYDGAVPASRALSRSLNIPVVRMLQQYRYERFHDLLKRLGITTMNQPSDHYGLSIILGGAETTLWEMAGMYASLARTLGHMEQYRGKYDLDDIHPPNYRNDIQRVSQYTPSKDGILDAGAIWHTFQAMEEVMRPGEEMLWQQFSSSQRVAWKTGTSFGFRDGWAIGVTPQYVVAVWVGNADGEGRPGLIGVATAAPVMFDIFRLLHTGSWFTTPYDKLRKIEVCHKSGYRASELCNEKDSIWVPAAGLRTGVCPYHQLIHLDHTGQWRVTENCEAPSMMQHKSWFVLPPSMEFYYRSKNYYQPLPPYKPDCLATLNQDKAPMELIYPRPNSKIYVPIEIDGKPGQTIFTATHRNSSATIYWHLDNNFVGTTVEFHQLALRPAPGRHTITLVDENGEQIQQSFEILKKGKGDD